The DNA sequence ACATGTTAGCCAAAGTTTGGTTATTTACATTCATTCTCTGTCATACAGTAAGTTTTAATGTCTCAGCATAATTGTTGCACTCATGTCAGTTTTTAAGACGATTGGTGACATATTTGTTTCATGGTATGCAAACTTTTCAAAACCTTTATCAGTTTTAAACTAATGCCCAGCCAGTGAGAGACACTCGAGAGAAGTAGATACAACTTTGGATGGAGCTGAATACGTTGTGCACCTTAATGGAAATTAGGAACTAGAGGTCATACTTATATTAGCAAAATGTTATTTTGGATGTAAAACTGCATTAAATATTTTCTGTTTTTCGATTGTCAATTTTTAATTTACAGGAGCTAAGATTAAGGACGTGGGATTTGGCTATTTACTATTACCATAATTGTACTGAGCTGGGGCAAACAAAGGTTTTCCAGGTTATCGATTATGTGGCTTCTCAATCCAAAAGGATTGACAAGGATAGTTCAGAGGTAAATATTGTCTCTGCACTTCCTCTTTTCCATAGGCTTACACTGCATATTGAATGGGTTCACTATTGTTGCTTATTTAGTACTTGCATGATGGTATTTATATGCATATTATAGCAACTGACTTAATCATTAGAACAAAAAAAAACAATGCCGATACCTTAGTAAATGTGATATAAATCTTGAGAATCCTGCAGGCATGTATGCTAATACATATATTGGTTTGAGAGTTCAAATATAACAAATACTATATGAGTAGATGTGACACATTTGTAGTAGATATATTGACACCGATTATGATAATATTGTGAATTACTTTCATATCTTTTGTAAAACTATTGTTAGATATTTACCCTCAATAAAGTGAAGAGATTAGGAAGCTAAGCCAATTGAGCAAGAAGCGAATTCAAGGAGAGACTACAAAtttgaaaatttgaaaattattGTTGTTATTACTTTGGATAAGTTAAGAGTTAATATATTCACTTTTTTTGTCAAATAAAACTTATGAAGATCTTGAACCATTTTGAAATTGCAGAAGGGGTGATTAAAAGCTCTAGCGAAAGTCGTCCACCTCCTCCAAACACCATATTTTCTTTCAATCGGATCTCAAAGAGGCCAACACAGAAGAAAGTGCAGATACCGTCTGATCCACCTGTATACAACACCAGAGTCATGACGTCAAAGCACTAATATTTGTATACGTGTACAAGCTATTAATCTTTGAAAGAAGATCGCAGGGTGTTCTAAGTCAAAACATAAAACTCATGTTCCTTCACTTCTGTTTGGAGCTAAGTTGTTATGGCGCTTGTTTACTTATTTATTTCTTTTAGTATGAAAGCTGATTTTTTTGGGGTATTCATTTGAGTAATAAAATATTCAATGTAGGATGTAGTTTATTTTGATGGTGATAAAGGACCATACTATGTATTTAAGCATGTATTCAAATCCTGTTATTTATTTAGTTTACCTGAGTACAAGTTTAGTATATTTGATATATGTTAGTTATAAAAgcaattgtacatcacttttaatgaagaaaaactgatgtcaaaaaagttaaCGTACATCGCTTTTAAATAAAAATTGATGTCAAAGActgacatgttcaagtctaaattgAACATAAACATCACTTTGTTTGGGATAAAATTGACGTCTATGTGCCAATATAGacatcacttttaaagaagaaaaactaATATAAAAATAGTTAATGTACATTGCTTTTAGATAAACAACTGATATCAAAGACTGACATATTCAAGTCTAAATTGAATAAAGACGTCACTTTGTttgggataaaactgatgtctatgtgtcaatgtagacatcacctttcactaaagaaatcgatgtttaatatctgattttacatcacctaaatgaaaatattcgatgtctatgtggaaaaaaacatagctcattatatgtttaatatgttttaataggtgtaatttatttattaaattgtTTATTTCTAACATATTTTGTAAAAAAACAATGCGTGGATATCAGTTTTTTTTTCAGAAACGATGTCTAAGCAAGTAAAGACATCAggttatggccgatgtctagaatagacatcaccgacatcaacatcggttgccaaacagcatagacatcggccaaaaaccgatgtatatggacatttttcttgtagtggttgcagtgaaacaaaataaaatttgaaaaatatattcAGTACTTGGGGGAtaatgtaatatcccatattttaaaatattattattataattattttgaattgtttatgtgattttatgtgaatcttaatgatttatatgataattggaagtgatgtttggatgtttatatatgatattctttgagtattctaatttttatatgtccagaataaaatatagaataCTATGatattttttggtaatttttggaccgttatatgaatttataatgatttatggatttataaactattttctGAAacaattacaaaactattttttAAAGCCGGGAATTGcccaacctcaaccatttttacgtttcTGTAACCCAAAattcttccgaaaactccttcctaacctaatttgattattctgaacattttccgtgttttgactttttcgatccggagtacggtttgacccgtacgagtctcggcgtaaaatttttgatacgctaGTCATTTTAATAGATCTGTAAAACTAGTATTCTCAAGAGACGGGATATTCTATGTTATTTTCTcgtagggtgttttataagaagcccggttttgatgattatccaaaatTGATACCAAATTGAATCGTTTtattagttacttagcggctaagtaatctattttcggatccgatatgatccaatagggTACTTATTACGtgtttaagatgcatttatatgaatcaacCCGTAATTTAGACGCGTGTTTATTTGCATCTTTATCGAGGtattcgttttatctcgttttatgtacGTTTGAATGTATTCtatgtgttttcgggattttctgttACTTTAGAAATCGTTTCGGTTTCTCAAAAACAAATGGACtgggaccccaccgggacattaaagcccacaaaattcgtgtttttatttttataaaatcattcgtatttcaaatacccgttatttttgtattttgaattattcacaatttccGGGGAATTGTAAtccaaattttatattttatcgcttttaaacttatttcccgtaattattattttggggcctaatTACTCTAATTAGGGGATAAGAACACCATTAATTAATTTTGGGGGAtatattttctgtaaatataagTAGTTGCTTAATTCTTATTTTGttgatttattttcataaaaatttcagaaaatagaAAATTTCAAGAACAAAGTTTGGGGGTGAAATTCTTGAGCATAGCTTTGATCAATGATTTTGGGTGATTCTGATATCCGTTTTTGATGCTCGAATAAGCAATCTGAAGCTCTAATCGAGCCCTTCCTATTGATATACGAATCAACAACTGAGATTAATTGATATATAAATTCGATTTTTTTCTTGTTCTTTATCTTAAATTCGGTTTTTAATTTTAAGGAATTGTTTGCTTGATTTGAAGTTAGATTATCATTCCTGGAGTTCTAGGGATTGATTTGGTGTATAGTTTTGTTAATTTTGGTTAAGATTTCATGAAGTTCGCGTTCTTAGTTTTCACCATTTCTATTTTTCGATTTTATGAATTACAGAGGTTGTGGGTGTTGTTTATGATAGCTTGAGTAGTTTTTAGACAATCTAAGCTTTAATTCGAGCTATAAAAGGATGTATTTGGTTAAGTTTTGATCAAAGTCGTTGATGGCCGGAATTTGGTTTCGGTTCGTCGGTTTTTTATCGGAATCGACGATATAATCGTCGATTGTCACCGTTCTTATTTTAGTTATGATTATGGAATGTTTTTGAATTAAAAACTGATTGAAAACATGCGGATGCAGGCTGGTATTGTTTCGCTTGACTTGGGCCGGATTCTGGAACGATGACCGGATTCCAGCGAGTTCTTCAACTTCCGGTCGTCTTCTTCAGCTTATTGGGCGAACCTCCCATGTCCAACAACTGTTTGATCTTGTGAAATCCAAACTAATTCCAAAAACTTGTTTTTgcatttttttttattatatgtcaaaattcattttaaatcccaaaaaattatttagttaatttcttaaataattaactaaattatttttaattccaaaaaaattatttttttttaatatttttaaaaatccaaatttgatataattgtctataatttattttaattaattatttatggatttatttaattgattaatttatttaatcaattaattttatctataaatagttgaataaaatataattattgatAATTAATTCAGATAATTACTAAAAGTTATTTTAagtttttttaaatttaaatttaggtatttaaaatcaattaatattattattaattgaattattcctacttattcttattttattcataataaataaaccgttcgtacgtttaatacgaaacgaacgcgtctagactcagaaaaatattccactttaatttaaaaatactttcgagacccaaatccttttgtttcgaaaggtcgcttattttacaagtcattctgagtcaattattgatcgataaatcgtattttgacccgatttcagttttaaacgtactgagtcgaaccttttgacgaaccaagtcatatgtgatatgaattatgtgatatgtgagttacgtgtttacgtgctatgtgaattacgtgcaaatgtgggtcaagagtccttgtttgactgttttctttatgtgtgggctatcgtatgggtagacgataggattttgacgcgcagttcgtcgagtaattatcgtttagacaattaaagctgtatcttttaattatagatgcggatcattcgagttgatcaggacaaggcATTGGGTAAAGAGTGTGATGAAATGGTATTGGGTATccggcttctagcaatcgcaggagcagcatgTCAGTAAAGTGTTTAAAAGAAtgacggtgatgtcttgagatTCTAGACTGAGATAATTACgtttctacgagtgtgactaactgctaaaaaccgaaaggcaagtatccctatcatcacttattattcaagtgatattatttttaaatcttcttatacaagtattgatttccctattctcagttctgaatagataactattttacatatcgctgaaataaatgattatgtttatgcaagtacttatctgctattatatgttcagaatagtcaagtgttttacttatccaactatcagatttataaatgttttagattttgagaaagatgacattATTTTgggttttctgcccaagtaaatgaGCGATTAAAATTTATgagggtgtcgagtattatgacccctctcaataaaacgttttaagattggatgatcACAAATTGTGTAAGTGGTCGTGGCGGCGGTCCggcggagatttaggtattatacaggatataatacctttagACCGATATGTGacttgggtgccccatttgtttagttggatatgtttcggcataccggtgttgctccgcggctgatcatcggcggcaacacaccgtcgttcgagaattccaatctaaattattatattgcttttgataatcttataaggaatggtttatcaagtgttttggttttgaataaaaggtgaaatgcggttttgattcagtttctacttgatatggatatttaggttgttgttaaatatcaaaggtgatattagtatagatgattaatattgacttcagtatgggatgttgtgagtatcaaagttcatattgatatctaatttgatatgacaacaatatgagtattaatatcaagagttcggttttgaataaagttcatgattcattccataatcattgattcttgttattgttgtttacgatatttccgtaaacacggttttacgagttttatcctcgtcaagattcaaagtattgctgaagcacttcgctcaaaaatatcaaaaagagttttgaacagagagagaaacaattatccgattctttaataaatttctgttttagcaattatgattttaaaatgttctgcgctatttCAGATGTCAATTTAATATCAAAATGTCCATATATATgttacaatgatcttgctgagcatttctttcgttcacacttgcctgttttcaaatttaacctccagtgaggattagcttgcactgtttagctgcgtaattcaaggaagcaaagaagaagtttttggaaggtggttggtccagggtttgcgaactagtgcaagttctattatataaagttatttatattatattatattatattatattatagttgtgtattgtatagttgggcctagtatacttcttttcgaagttatactagcgggttagtatcGAATTTGAacttgttgaaaagagttttaaaagaaagtgaaaatttatttatgcAATTTgaatttcttgtttctagaactgtaaccttaaaagatcttggaatTAGTTTGAGGTCATAGATGTTAAAcatcttccgctggcatttgtttattgattaaacaggttaatttggattgagttTTTATAGTGACGACtaaatcccctgaccccggatttgggggcgttacagataAGGCATGATTGTCGTGAAAATGTTAAATTTGATATTTGAAATTCAAAATCGAGTGATGCAATGTGAATAATAGATTTGATTTTACTAGTAACCACTGGTTGCTACAATCACTGATAATGGGGAAGTTAACACAATGTTCCCACAATCACGTAATGATGTTATGCTCACCCATTTGAAATGGGGTCGCTCCTAATATGGATAGTTCAGATTAAAACACCATAGCTgcaatataattatttaaatggATCAACGCAGAACAGAAGTGGATGTATCCAAAATCCATGTGAAATATGGATAGTGCATGTTTAATATGTAAAAATAGTGTAAAACGGGTATGGATAGATCCATGAGAAATATGGGTAATAGTACAAATTTGTAatataatgatatatatataatacttttattattattttgtatCATTTAAGAATACATATTTATAGCtcaatttcttaattaattttatatcGTTTTTTTaagaatatatatttatagtttaattttttaattagttttatattgtgtttgttatacaaattattagttattataatattataataaaataaatgaaataaatatattatacttAGCACGTGCAACCCACCCTTAGCGACTAAACCGTACTATCAAAATTCCCTTACTATTATATTAGTAtaataaaataattgaaacaaACACCTACATTTTAGCACGTGCAACCCACCTATGACGACTAGACCGTACCATTAAAACCTCCTTACTCCAATTATATACCACCGTATGATGACTAAACTGTACCATCAAAACCTCCTTACTctaattatatataggatataataaGGTCATATTTGTGTATTATAAATGAATATATGTACTTAAAAATGCTTATAAGTAAGTTAGTATGAAATAAGTAAATAATTACTGGTAAATTTTGGTTTTCAATTCTtgtatttttttgaattattttgccAATACTAAATTTAACTATTTCAATTGTTCTAAATACAGTAAGTTTTATTGTTTCATTGCGATATCTTACTAAAAAATTCAAACACCCCGAGAAAACCAAACAGGAAAGACACTTGTGCAGTTTTTCATAAGGTTGTTCATGAACCGAGCCGAGACTAGTTTTAATCGAATATAGTCATTCTTTATTTTTTTCTGACGAACTGAGATGAGCCGTGCTTCCTTATCGAACAAAAATTGAGTTCGAGTTCGAACTCGTTAACTAACAAGCCGAAcacgagcttgttcgcgaacatAAACGAGACGAGCCGGGCTCGAGTTTGTTCGTGAACATTTCTATTCGTTAACAATCCTAAATTTTCATACTAAGTACCACTATCAAGTATTTAATGTATAAAATGGGTATAGTGAAAAAAAAAGTGAATGTGTTTAGTTTTTATGTTATAACAATTTACTATTTTATGAGACTTTTTGAACGTAAAGAAATGAGAGAGACGTACCAAaaaaaactgtaaaaaaaatGAGCGGGACAGAGTGAGTAGTAACTAAGCTTAACTCAATTCTACAATTTTTCTGATTCGGATTTATATCGGATCGCATTTTTCAGATCAAAATCGGATTGGATAATATATTATTTGATTTTTATTGGTTATTAGTTATTATCGGATCTAATATTCAGATCATTTTCGATTGAATTTTCGGTTGTGATAATTTTGGAAATgttcaaatttatttttaaatcattaaaaatTCTGATATCGAATCAGATATCGATTTCATGAATTTTTGTTCCGGATCCGGACCAATTTTGCGAGGTATAATCGGGTGTTTTTAAACACTCCGGATAGAAGTAGAAAATAGATTAATTTATTTTATCGTGTTAGTACTCCCTCCATTCCACTGGATTCTTTACGTACTTTTTCGTCATgcttgacacgcattttaaggctaCTATAATGTAtagttctataatttatttttaaatttatcttTTTCTGTATTaaagtttaaatattatatttttatttaaaagaaaaagatatttaaaattatttaaaaaatcatgTTTTACGGAAgtcttaaaatgtgtgtcgaTTTTCTGCCCCCCAATATAAAAAATTCAATGGGACGGAGAAAGTACAACTTTGGCGAGCCACATGACACCGGAGAAAATTTAAATATGCCATAGTTATACAATGTGGTCTTGGGTCAGTAACAGAACAAAAGAGTTCAAAATTGCTCTTTGGCAACAAAGAAACCACTGTAATTTTTTTGATGTGACAACGGTTAGTATGTTCCAAATCCCAGCCAAATATTGACGTCATAATTATGTCAATATACTGGAGGATCTCATCTCTTTCGTTATCCTACAGAAGTCAAAAAATTTCATATAACAGTCTGACGGATACAAAAAAAGAAAATCATGATTTTACGATTCACCTCCTTTAACATTTAAAGAAAGATATATTACATATATGTTACAATAATCCACAATTTCTTTGTGAAATGAGTAATGCTACATACCCCGAAAATAATTCCAAAATCTTTCCGAAATGACACTAGGCGTGTTTTTATTTGTGTACTCGTACTTATACACGAGGGGCTCATGACAATTTCTATGATATAACCAATACTTATACATGAGGGGATCATGACAATTCCTATGATATAACCAATAAAATAATGAAAACTAATAATTGGGGAACGGTTTTGGGTACTTTAACATTTCTTTGCTGAAATATCCTCAAATTTTAGTAACTCTTCAAAAAATTATTTGAATACTGCCACATTTTTGAAATTAAGGTTTTAGGATGTCGGTTATAACGTGTTTTCTTGTAGGGTATAAAATCTTGATAGGACTTACAAACTAGAAACTCATTCTCTGGATTTCAACAAATTTATTTTCTTGAAAGTAATAGTTGAACAATGGCAAAACAGAGCCCTCTGTATGAAAGAGTAAGCCTTAGAAACAACAAATCTTTAGCACTAGAGCTTCTGCTCCTCCTGTTCCTTTTCTCGCTTCTCACTTGTCACTTTTTCTCGCTTAAACAACACGGAATTCCTGCGCTACTGGCCTTGCTCTGCGAGTCCTTCTTTACTTTCGTATGGATTCTCGTTCTCAATATCAAATGGAATCCGATCAAATACGTGCAATATCCAGATCGGCTCTTAGAACAGTTAGTATAGTACAGTACAATATTATTATCCACTTTGAATCTTCATTGTTTACATTTTTTCTTAATGCTTTTTAGTAATTGGCTGCAGGAAAACCGAGCTACCAGCGGTGGACATTTTTGTAACAACTGCAGATGCTGAACTCGAACCACCTATAATAACTATGAACACTGTTTTATCATTGTTGGCAGTCAATTATCCAGTTGAGAAATTAGCATGCTATTTATCCGACGATGGGGCCTCACCTTTAACTTATCATGCTCTTGTGGAAACTTCAAAATTTGCCAGGGTTTGGCTTCCTTTTTGTAAGAAATATGATATCAAGATTAGAGCTCCTTTTCGGTATTTTGCTACCACCTCAATACCATCTCATGAAGAGTCCTTGGTGTTTCAGTACGAATGGAAATTGGTCAAGGTAATATCACAAACATATATGAAGTAGTTTTAGCCATCTAAATGATTCTCTTATCCTTTAAGTCTCACTATTACAACAGAAGCTGAATTGTGCTAGAGGTGCAGTTTGATTGTGTATACTCTGAATATGAATTATTTGTCTGCACTATTTGTAGGATATTTATGAAATGTTTCGTCAGAGGATTGAAGATGAGTCGTTTGCTTCTTGTAATGACTTCCCGGAGATGGACCAAAGCAATCATCGCGACATAGTAAAGGTAATTACTGCCTATATATCAATTCGATATGACTAAAACAAACGTAATTTGTTACTCTTACATATAAAACATTATGCAGATTATAACGGCGGAAGGTGTCCCTAATCTGGTGTACATCTCAAGAGAGAAGCATCCAAACAAGCCACATCATTTTAAAGCTGGCGCTCTAAATGTTCTGGTACACAAAAAACGAAAACTCAGGGGAACATATTAAAAACTTCAACTTGCACATATTGTTAAGTAACAAGACGGACTAAAACCTTAATGTGGTTGAGAAAGACCCGAACAGGATCATATACTCTTTAACACATATTACTCTAAATTTTTGTGTTATTCTACATCAAAATATTTGTTACAATAGTATATTTCGACATAACACACCTTCTTGCTGCACAGACAAGAGTATCAGGATTGATGACAAATGCACCATTTATACTGAACGTAGACTGTGATATGTACGTGAACAATCCACAAGTTATTCTCCATGCTATGTGCTTGTTTCTTGGAGTTGACAATGAAAGAGACTGCGCATATGTTCAATTCGCACCAGGATTCCATGACCGCATAAAAGATGACCCTTTCAGAGACCAATATGATGTCATTTTCAAAGTAAGCACTATCTGGTTTTCGAGGTTTTTCTGTTTATAGTCTTTACAATAAATTTGGAAATATGTTGGCAGAGTATAAATTGTTATGTATAAAATGTGTAGTTTTTCGGGCATGGAACAGCAGGAATTCAAGGACCACCGTACATTGGATCAAATTGTTTGTTTAGAAGAAAAGTTATTTACGATTCATCACCAGATCAAAGAATTACCACTGGTAGGTGAAATAGGTTTAAGTTGTTGAAATCATATCATTATATGGTCTTGCGCCCTTGCTCTTTCATACATTTTTCATTTTCAAGGGGAACTAAGTGATTTGGACTTGGAAAGAAAGTTTGGACAATCAAGTTTGTTGAAGGAATCAGCTGCACATATTTTATCAGCATCCATATCCGCCTCCATGTCCTTTGAATGCCCACTTCCGAGCATAATTAAAGTTACACATGATGTTGCAGGTTGTGACTATGAAAGTGGCACCTGCTGGGGCACAGAGGTACTTTTAGCTTTCTTCGCAGAAAATTCTATCTTGATTTTACCATGACCACTACTCTGTTAAGGACTTACATATACATGAAACATTGCATTTGATAGTATCAAACAAAGAAATCAAATTTAAGGACGATTCATACAAATTCTGTGACATGTAAGAATAGCTTTAATTTTCTTTTCGACGTTTACTGTAAGTACTACCCTTCTGTTTTTCTATCCAATAATCAGGTTGGATGGAAATATGGTTCTCAGTCAGAGGATATTCTAACCGGACTTGGAATCCATAGAA is a window from the Apium graveolens cultivar Ventura chromosome 1, ASM990537v1, whole genome shotgun sequence genome containing:
- the LOC141718939 gene encoding cellulose synthase-like protein H1 — translated: MAKQSPLYERVSLRNNKSLALELLLLLFLFSLLTCHFFSLKQHGIPALLALLCESFFTFVWILVLNIKWNPIKYVQYPDRLLEQKTELPAVDIFVTTADAELEPPIITMNTVLSLLAVNYPVEKLACYLSDDGASPLTYHALVETSKFARVWLPFCKKYDIKIRAPFRYFATTSIPSHEESLVFQYEWKLVKDIYEMFRQRIEDESFASCNDFPEMDQSNHRDIVKIITAEGVPNLVYISREKHPNKPHHFKAGALNVLTRVSGLMTNAPFILNVDCDMYVNNPQVILHAMCLFLGVDNERDCAYVQFAPGFHDRIKDDPFRDQYDVIFKFFGHGTAGIQGPPYIGSNCLFRRKVIYDSSPDQRITTGELSDLDLERKFGQSSLLKESAAHILSASISASMSFECPLPSIIKVTHDVAGCDYESGTCWGTEVGWKYGSQSEDILTGLGIHRKGWKSMYCTTEPASFLRCPASRVPGTMIQSKRWAAGPLEIFLSSMSPISDTINGNLSFRQCLVYMWLLTWSLRSIFELVYSLLPAYCIITGSRFLPKVSELAILIPIQVFLVFNICTLSEYLKIGLSTRAWWKNQRMARITCTSTWLFATFTVFLKHIGLSQSAFEVAAKNATPTDDEDIQRKDPGKFTFSESLIFLPGATILLVNMIALVIGMSRLLATNPQSSEVGIGELLCVVWAVLCYWVFLKGLFGKGKYGIPSSTTVKSGVLALMFTHFCKWSKSHGN